Part of the Bdellovibrio bacteriovorus genome, GGTTCACCCGGATGAAGCCACGTGGAAAAATGCTTATCAAGCAGTGAAGCTTGTCAGCGAATTAGAAAAAATGGGGATCGCTGTTTATCAAATTTATAACTGGTGGAGACCTGAACCCTACAATGCCAATGTGGGCGGGGCAGCAGGACGTCATCCCTTTGGTACTTCCGTTGATGTTCGTTTTTCAACGATGAAGGATATGGAAAAAGGCCACGCGCAGCTTTGTAAATGGCGTAAAGCCGGCCGTCTGCGTGCTTTAGGATATTATGGCAGCACAGGTTTGCACTTTGGTATTGGCGATAAGACCGCAAATACCTGGGGCAAAGGTTGTCCTTAATCCGTTTTCGGTAAAGCTTCTGCGGGATCTTTTACAAGAAAAAATCGTAACGAAATCGGTATCCCTCGCGGCCATCGCACTTAGATGGGCTGCGAGCGATACGCATAAACTTCACTCCGGGCACTTGTTCTTTGATCTTCACGTGCGAAAACTTTTTCCAGTGAGGACCGAGCTCTTTAAAATAACGTTCGCCATTTAATTCAAAACCCGTTCCGAAGACAGCTGCCGATACGAACCTAATTTGTTGCTGCAGTCGTTTTTGCATTTTTGCGACATCAAGGTCTTTGTGCTTGATATTGCAGTTTTGCGTTTCGATGTAAATTTGTGGAACTTTGTTTTGGGCATTCACTTCGGCCGTTACGCTTGAAAAAACCCATTCCTTTTTGTCATCGTCGCGTTCCTTGTCCGACGGAAGCGTCACGATGATTTGCGATTTGTTTTTAAAGACCGTCGGATGCGAGGCCTCGGCGGCTAAGGGTCTGAGCTTTTGAAAAACGTCCTCTGCCGACAGAGGTGCGGACCAGGCCATGGCTCCCGAAAGAAGAAATGCAATGGCAATGACGGTCTTAAAACATCTGAATGAAAACATAACGAAAGTATAGAGCCTTTTCCTAGGTAATCCACCTTAAACGCAAGAGGCCGGGTGCGACAGAAACACTTCTTTGATGCCTTTTGAAACATTTTATGAAAATTTGGTCCTCAAATCTTAAAATCTTAGGGAGGTTCCATGAAACCGGTTATTTTATCTTTGCTTGTGTTGATCTCAGCCTCTTTTGCTCAGGCAGCGGCAGATTCTGTGGCGGTTTTTCATCGTCCAGAAAAGGTGGTTGTTCTGATCAATGAACAGTACCAGGGCCGCCTGCAAGGCTTCATGGATCACTTCGATGTACAAAATGACTTAGATGTAGAAGCTATTGATGGCAGCGTACTTGTAAGGTGCGGACGCAAAGTTGATGCCGCCTCTTGCACCTTGACTTTTTACCCTTCAAAACAAGTGCGTGTCGGGAACAAAACTTTGGACGCTGCTATTCCGCTGATCGAAATGAATTTGCCAGAGGTCGAAAACTTTGAAATGAGTTTTGAAAGCTCGCGCGAAGACAAAATGAGTTTAAAAATCCAAGATGGAATTTTGAAGGTTCAGGCAAGTAAGCGAGTTCTATAAACTCGCTTTTAAAAGATCACGCTGTCAGGTAAGCCCAGGCGAGCCGCGATGATACGCACGATTTCACTCGCGGTTTCTTCCAAGGCACGTTCGGTGACGTTAAAAACGGGCCAGCGACGATTCTGTTTAAAGATCTTTTCGGCGTATTCAATTTCTTTGGCAATGTGGCTCATGGAAGCGTAAGAGCCCCCTGGATCCTGGCCAAATTTTTCTAAACGACTTTTACGAATACGCTGTAACGAATCCATATCAATGATCAAGCCCACGATACGGCGTTGATCCACTTTAGACAATTCTTCTGGCAACGGAGTATCTAAAACCAAGGGAACGTTAGCCACTTTCCAACCTTTATGGCTTAAGAAAATGGACAGCGGAGTTTTACTGGTTCTGGAAATACCCACGAGCACGATGTCGGCCTTATCAAGCTCGGCAAAAGTTTTTCCATCGTCATGCTTCACCGTGTACTCGATGGCTTCAATGCGCTTAAAGTATCTTTCATCCACCGCACGTAAAGCACCCACGTGAGATTCGGAATGCACCCCAAAAAAGGTGTCCAAAGTTCCCAGCAACGGGCCTAAAAGATCATAATAGGGAATGCCTTTGCCTGATGCGAGTTCGCGAATTTTGGCTCGCAGTTGTTGGCTTGCGACGGTGTAGGCCAGCATTCCGCGACGCTCGAAACATTCT contains:
- a CDS encoding pyruvate, water dikinase regulatory protein; this translates as MTDAGQVYTIYILSDSTGETAATMIRAALVQYSSKEINIVRCKNVRTEMQAEAVIEECFERRGMLAYTVASQQLRAKIRELASGKGIPYYDLLGPLLGTLDTFFGVHSESHVGALRAVDERYFKRIEAIEYTVKHDDGKTFAELDKADIVLVGISRTSKTPLSIFLSHKGWKVANVPLVLDTPLPEELSKVDQRRIVGLIIDMDSLQRIRKSRLEKFGQDPGGSYASMSHIAKEIEYAEKIFKQNRRWPVFNVTERALEETASEIVRIIAARLGLPDSVIF